AGCGCCTCAGCGCCAGTGTCACCCACAGCGATGATCGCCTTCTTGTGACGCTCGAACTCGCCGAGCATCGTGTTCACGTCGGTGTTGGCCGGCGGGTTGACGACTACGGCCGCGTCGAACTCGATGGAGCTGGCGGTCAGGTACGTGCGCGAGATGGACACGTCCTTGCCGCCGATCTTTACGGCCCCGCCCTTTTCGGCGACGAGCAGTGGGGTGGTGCCGGCGGCGAAGAGGTCGTCGACAAGCTTGCCCACTGCGTCGGCGGAATCACCCAGGTCGGTGGAGATGAGCACGCCGACCTGGCGGCCGTCGATAGGCCAGGTGCCGCCCATCTGGGACAGCGCCTCGGACGGCTTCACGTCGGCGACATCATGCTTCTCCGGGTGCGGCAGGCCGAGGTTGTCGGCCACAGCCTCCGCGAGAGCCTGGTCCACGTGCGCGAGCACATCGAGGTAGCGCACCTTGACGGCCTCCTCGTAGCACTTGCCCAGCTCGAACGACAGCGCCTGGGTGAGGTGGTCCTGCTCGACGTCGGTCAACGAGATGTAGAACTGGCGGGGCTGCGAGAAGTGGTCGTCGAAGGACGCGGGCTGCTCGCGGGTGATCTTGCCTTCCACGGCGACAGGCACGTCGATAAACGCGCCCTCGTCCACAGTGGCCTCGGCCGGGTTGTTCTCGTCGAGCGAGTTCGGCTTGTAGGGTGCCACGCCGGTGTGGGAGCCGACCTGGTGCATGCCGTCGCGCAGGTTGTCGTTGACCGCGGTGTGCGGACGGTTGATCGGCAGCTGGGAAAAGTTCGGGCCGCCCAGGCGCGAGATCTGGGTGTCCAGGTAGGAAAACAGGCGGCCCTGCAGCAGCGGGTCGGCGGTGACATCGATGCCCGGAGGCAGGTGCGACGGGCAGAACGCGACCTGCTCAACTTCTTCGAAGTAGTTGCGCGGGTTCTTGTTCAGCGTCATCGTGCCGATGATTTCCACCGGCGCGAGCTCCTCGGGCACCAGCTTCGTCGGGTCGAGCAGGTCGATGCCCTCGAACATCTGGTCCTCGGTGTCCGGGAACACCTGTACGCCGAGGTCCCACTGGGGGTAGGCGCCGGCCTCGATGGCGTCGTAAAGATCGCGGCGGTGGAAATCCGGATCCATGCCGCCGGTGATCTGCGCTTCTTCCCACACCTGGGAGTGCACGCCGAACTTCGGCTTCCAGTGGAACTTGACCAGGGTGGTCTCGCCGTCGTCGTTAATGAAGCGGAATGTGTGGATGCCGAAGCCTTCCATCATGCGCAGCGAGCGCGGAATGCCGCGGTCCGACATGTTCCACAGGGTGTGGTGGGTGGCCTCGGTGTGCAGGCCGACGAAGTCCCAGAACGTGTCGTGCGCGGACTGTGCCTGCGGAATCTCGCGGTCCGGGTGCGGCTTGCCGGCGTGGATGATGTCCGGGAACTTGATTGCATCCTGGATGAAAAACACCGGGATGTTGTTGCCCACGAGGTCCCAGTTGCCCTCTTCAGTGTAGAACTTCGTGGCCCAGCCGCGGGTGTCGCGCACAGAGTCGGCCGAGCCGCGGGAGCCCAGCACGGTGGAAAAACGGACGAAGACTGGGGTTTCGGCGTCCTTTTTGAACACCTTGGCCTTGGAGATCTTCGATGCGTTGCCGTTTGCGACGAACACACCGTGCGCACCCACACCACGCGCGTGGACGGCGCGCTCCGGGATGCGCTCGTGGTCGAAGTGTGTGATCTTCTCGCGGAAGTGGTGGTCCTGCATCAGCAGCGGGCCACGTTCGCCAGCGCGCAGCGACTTCGAGGTCTCCGACAGACGCGCACCCTGGGCGGTGGTGAGGTACTCGCCTTGCTGCGTGCGCGGATCCGGGGAATCCGAACCGGCACCGAAGTGGAACGGGCAACCGGTGGCGGAGACGTTTGCCGGCGGCTGCTGCGCGTCGGTGTCCTGCGGCGGGGTGGTCTTGCCGTCGGGCTGTGCAACGCTCGGGGTTGCGGCGCCCGGTTTGCCCGGCGCCTTGTCGCCCGCAGGGGATGCGGCGTTGGTGGACGGGGTGTTGTCGCTCATGGTTTTAACCTCACAAAGGCAGGGGAGTAATTCCGCCTTTGAGCGTAGCGGTCAGCGGTGCGGCATGGGTGGGAAAACTACTACGCTCGTCCACATGAGTGTGCGAAACGTGCAGCAAATCCAAGACGCGGTAGCGGAGTACTGGCCCGACGTGCGGTGGGTGGAATCCACCGGTTCCACCAATGCGGACCTGCTCAACGACAACGCCGCGCCGGGCACGGTGCTCATTGCCGACGAGCAGACCGCTGGCAAAGGTCGCCTGGGCCGGCAGTGGGTCACCCCGAAGGGCTCCCAGTTGGCCATGAGCATGGTGGTGGATTTGGGCGATACTCCGCCGCCGTTGGGGCTGCTGTCCATCGCGCCGAGCGTGGCTGTGACCGATGTGGTGCCGCAGGCGCAGCTGAAGTGGCCGAACGACGTGCAGATCGACGGCAAAAAGATCGCCGGCATCCTCTCCGCACTGGATATGCCGCGGGTGATCGTGGGCATCGGCATCAACGTCGCCATGCGCACCGAGGATCTCCCGGTGGAGACCGCCACGGCGTTAAACCTCGAGGGCATCGACGTCGACTTTGACGATTTCACCGCCGACATCCTCACCGCCATGGGCGTGCGGTTCCGGCAGTGGCAGGAGCGCGACCCGCAGCTGCTCGTCGACTACCGCAAGGTGTGCACGACCATCGGCCAAGAGGTCCGCCTGGAACTGCGCGAGGGCGAGGAGACGGTGCGCGGCCTGGTCACCGGCATCAACGACGAGGGCGAGGTGCTTATCGACGACACCGCCTACGCCGTCGGCGACGTCCACCACCTCCGCCCGAACCAGTAAGCGTCAAGTAACCTGGCCGGTCGTGGCGAACAAAGCGGTGTTCAAAGTCGGCGAGGACGAGACGGTCCTCGCCGACGTGTGCGCGCCGCTTTCCTCACTGACCTTCCCGCTGCTGGAGTTGGTTGCGGTTACGGGCCTGGCCTGGATGGCCATCGGCTGGATGGATGTCACCCCACACTTCGCCCCGGCGATGCGCAACATCGTGGTGCTCATCTGGGCGATTCTGGCGCTGTGGCGGTTTGTTGCGCCGCTGGTGTCGTCGAGAAGAAGGCGCTTCGTGGTCACGGACAAACGGGTGTTGGCGCGCGGGCGGCGCGGGGCGGTGGATTCGATCCCCCTGCGCCAGATCCACTCCGTGCGCCGCGAGCGCGGGGGCTTATGGGTCGCGCTCTACGGCTACGCTCAGCCGGTGCGCTTCGACGACGTGGGCAAAACCCGCGCAGTGGAGAAAACGCTGCGGGCGCAGCTGCGCTAGTCCTTGATCGCTAATTCTTCACCTCGGTGGTGTGCAGTTGCTCGTCCAAGTCCTCCGGCGAGAGGTGGCCGCCCAAAAATTCGGCCGTGATCGGCAGGTGCAGTTCCATGTCGGTGCCGGGGCACAGTTCAACGACGGCCTCGTCGACGGTGTAGTCGAGCACGTGCCCGCCGCGCGTGTGATCGTCGTCGATGAAGTGCACGTGGCAGCCCGGTACGCCGATGCCCTTGGCGTACATGGGTGTGCGGAAACCGCCGATGACGCCGTCGACGTCGGTGAAGACGTGCTCGGCGTCGTCGGACACCGCCTCCGACATCGGCGGGTACGGCTTTTCCTGCTTGGTCACGGTGCGCACGCGCACCTCTTTGAACCGACCGGTGATTTTCACCGCGGTGAAGAAGTTGGGACTCGGCTCGGCGTCGTCGATAAACTTCGCCAGCTCGGAGCGCACCATGCCGGCGGGGGCCCGGAGAGTTTGGCGGGGCACGAAGTTGGTCACCACGGTAAACGGGGTGCGCTGGTCAAGATCGGCCACGCGCGCCTTGCCGTCGGAGGTCAGTTGGTGGCACACGCCATCGAGGATGAGCATCTCCCCGTCGAGCGCGTCGAAGGTGCCCAGACCGAAGTTTCCCTTGCCCAGGATGTCGCCGATGGTCAGCTCGCCGTCGTAGATGCCGTCGAGCAGCGCGGTCATCAAAGAGTTCTGGAAAATGGTGTGGCGGGCGATCGTTTCAGACATGTCTTCAATGGTAGCCGTCCCTGCGACTACAGTGTTCGGCGTGAGTAACGCCTATGGGATGCCCGTTGTCGCCGTGCTCGGCGACGGCCAGCTGGCACGGATGATGCAAACGGAAGCGATCGAGCTCGGCGTGGAAACGCGCGTGCTCGCATCGGACGAGGACAAGTCGGCCGCGCAGGTCTTCGGCGACGTGCGCCTCGGCGATTACACCAACCTCGAGGACCTGCGCGCGATTGTCGATGGCGCCGACGCAGTCACCTTCGACCACGAGCACGTACCCAACGAGTACGCGCAATTGCTTATCGACGACGGCGTGACCGTCGAACCCCGCCCCGACGCCCTCATCTTTGCCCAGGACAAGCTGGAGCAGCGCCGCCGCCTCGCGGAGGCCGGCCTGCCGGTGCCGGCGTTTACCGGCATCGAATCGGCCGCCGACGCCGAGGCGTTCTGGGACGAAACCGGCGGCGAGGTCTGTCTCAAGGCCACCCGGGGCGGCTATGACGGGCACGGGGTGTGGTTCCCGTCGTCGAAAAGCGAGTGCGCCGAGTTGGCCGAGGACCTGCTCGGACGCGACCTGCCGCTAATGGCGGAGAAGAAGGTTGCGTTCACCCGCGAACTGTCCGCCATGGTCGCGCGCAACCGCTCCGGCGACGTGCGCGCCTGGCCGGTGGTGGAATCGCGCCAGGCGGATGGCATCTGCCGCGTGGCCATCGCGCCCGCGCCGGGCATGTCCGCGGAACTGGCTGCGCGGTGCGAGGATCTGGCCGTGCGCGTCGCCGAGGGCCTCGGTGTGACCGGCGTGCTGGCCGTCGAGCTGTTCGAGTACGAGGGCGACAACGGCCCCGAGGTGTCCGTCAATGAGTTGGCGATGCGCCCCCACAACACCGGCCACTGGACCCAAGATGGCTGCGTGACCTCCCAGTTCGAGCAGCACCTGCGTGCGGTGCTGGATTGGCCGCTCGGTGCCGTCGATACGCTCGCGCCCGCAACGGTGATGGTCAACACGCTCGGTGGCGACACGGACCCCGACACCCCGATGGCCGAGCGCGTCGTCGAGGTCATGCGCAAGTACCCGCAGGCCAAGGTGCACCTCTACGGCAAGGACCACCGCCCGGGCCGCAAGATGGGCCACGTCAACGTCTGCGCGGCAACCACCGACGAGGCGCTCGCGATCGCCGAGGACGCCGCGCACTACATCATCCACGCAACCTGGAAGGACTAGGAAGATGGCACAGCCTCAAGTTGGCATCATCATGGGCTCCGACTCGGACTGGGACACCGTCGCCCCCGCCGCCGAGGTGCTCGCAGAGTTCGGCATCCCGTTCGAGGTCGGTGTGGTCTCCGCGCACCGCACCCCGGACAAGATGCTCGCCTACGCCAAGGAGGCTCACAAGCGTGACCTGCAGGTGATCATCGCCTGCGCGGGCGGCGCGGCCCACCTGCCGGGCATGGTCGCCGCCGCCACGCCACTGCCGGTCATCGGCATTCCGCGCGCGCTGGACACGCTGGACGGGTTGGATTCGCTGCTGTCCATCGTGCAGATGCCGGGTGGCGTGCCGGTGGCCACCGTCTCCATCGGCGGCGCGAAGAACGCCGGCCTGCTCGCCGCGCGCATTCTCGGGGCTTCGGACCCGGCCGTGCAGCGTCGCATGGTGGACTACCAGGCGCGCATGGCCGCCGAGGTGGAGCGCAAGGACGAGGCGCTGCGCCAGCGCCTGATAGGTGAGTAACCCAATCGTCGTGCTCGGCGCCCGGATTATCGACGGGCGCCCCTCCCGCATGCTCGAGCACCGCCTGCACAAAGCACTCGAGGTGTGGCGTTTCGAGCCAGCGCCACTGGTGGTCTCCGGCGCCGGCGAGGCTCGCATCATGGCCGACTGGCTCGTCGCCCGCGGCGTGCCGGCCGCTTCCGTGGTGGTGGAGCCGCACGCCCGCTCCACCAACGAGAACTTGGAGCGCTCCCGCGCGCTGTTCCCGGACGCCGCGTATCTGACCGTGGTGACCAGCGGGTTTCACGTCCCGCGCACCCGCGTGTGGGCCTGGCACCTCGGCATTCCGGTGCGCACGATCGCCGCGGCGACGCCGTCGACCTCGCGCACCAAGAACTACGCCCGCGAAGTGTTTGCGGTGCCGCACTCAATCGCGCGCGTTGCTTATCGACGACTCATGCGCCGTCTTTTCAACCGCTAGCGGGGTCGTTCCGCTGCCGCTGCTCCGCCGGTGCCGGGTCGTTCGCGGACCCCAAAAAACGTAGATGACGATACCTCGATGACAATAAATGCAGGTCAAGGCGTTTTGGGGATTTTCGGCCCGTGGGGAGCAGAAACGCGCTGACCAGGAACTATTGTCATCGAACTATCGTCTTCTGGAGATGAGGGGCCCGCTCGTGGCGGCGGAACTAACGGGGCAGGCCCGGCAGTTCGATGCCCAAGTCGATGCCGAGGTGCGGGCCGGCGAAGTAGAGACCGGCGGCGCCGAGGGTTGCCACGATCGCGCCCGCGCCGAGGATGACGGCGAGGAAGCGCAGCGCGTTGTCCACCTGGTCCTGGGAGAACTCGGTGCTGCCCGGGCCGGTGGCGTTCTGGGTGGTGTCGGCGGCAGCGGTCTCGGCGTGGGCCGGGGCGGCGGCTGCAATCACCAGGGTGGGGGCGAGCGCCAGTGCGGTTGCGCGGCGGGTCAGGGTGCGCGACATCGGGATTCCCTTCATTTCACGGGGGTTTGACCGCCACAGTTTAGCCCACTTGCGCAGGGGCAACGATTACTGCTCGATCACGCGGGTGACCTTCTCGGCGTCTGTGATCTCCTGCAGCCGGTCGGCGGAGGCGAGCCCGGTGACGGCGACGACCGAACCGCCGGCGGCAAGCGGGGCGAGCACGGCGGTGCGGAACCCGTCGGTGCCGTGCCAGCCCTGGACGAGGTAGCGTTCGGCGTCGATGCCGTCTTCGGCAAACGTGGACAACTCCGGGCTGATGCCGAAGTACGCGTCGCCGTAAAAACGCACCGTCGGGCCGAAATCGACCGTCCCCGGGGGAAGAGTGCCGCCGGCTTCGACGATGCCGCGGCCGAACGGGTCGTCGGAGACGAGCACACACTCTGCGGCGGACGTCCAGTTGTCGGCGTGCTCCGGGGTGGTGAAGACGATGTCGGGGGCGGTGACGGGGGCGTCGATAAGCGGAGCGCGCGACGAGTTGAACGTGCCCACCGCAATGACGGCGGCCTGCCAGGAGACCGGCAGGTCGATGACGATGCTGGCCTCGGGGGAGAGGTCGAATTCCTCGTCGAGCATGTTGGCCACTTTGCTGGCCCAGTTGTCCAGCGTTTGGGCGGAGAAATCCATGCGGATACCCCGCGCGTCGTCGTAAATGGTGAAGCGCGGGGTTGCGGGATCGGCGGAAAGTAGGGGACCGAGCATGTTCATGCCCGCCCAGTGTAGGCACTACAGGAAGATTGCCGAGCCGGGGCCGAGCGGCAGGTCGAACTGGTACCAGATGAACAGCAAGATGGCCCACGACATCCAGAACGGGATGACGAAGACGATCAGGCGCGACATCAAGGTGCCCAGGCCGGCCTTCGGCTCGTAGCGGCGCAGCAGGGTGAGGATCACGATGATGTACGGGTTTAGTGGGGTGATGATCTGGGTGGCGGAGTCGCCGACGCGGAACGCGGCCTGGGTGAACGACGGCTCGAAACCGATCAGCGCGAACATGGGCACGAACACCGACGCCATGAGCGTCCACATCGCGGAACCGGAGATGACCAGCAGGTTTAGGCATGACGCGAGGATGATAAATGTCAGGATCGCTCCGAAGCCGGTAATGCCGGCGGACTCCAGCAGGGCGGCGCCCTTGACGGCGGAGAAGGTGCCGATGCCGGACCAGCTAAACAGCGAGATGAACTGGCCGAGGATGAACGCCAGGACAAGGAAACCGAGCATGTCGCCCATCGCCTTGGTCATCATGTCCACGACGTCCTTGATGTTGTTCACGGTGCCGGCGGCCTTGCCGTAGGCGATGCCGAGGACCAAAAAGTAGGTGAAGACGATGAAGACGATCGACTGCAGCAGCGGAGACTTCGGCAGAAACGCGCCTTCCTCGTTGCGCCACGGAGACGACGGGATGAGAACGGCGACGAGGATGATCGCGGTGACGATCACGGTGGCGATACCCGCCCACTTCAGGCCGCGGCTTTCCTTGTCGGTCAGTTCCACGGAGATCTCGTTGCCGTCGGCGTCGCGGTTCATGCCATCGTCTCCTTCGACCATGTCTTCCGGAACGTCGAGCTTGTGCATACGTGGCTCGAGCACCTTGTCGATTACCAATCCACAGATCAGGCCGAGCACGATGGAGGCGGCGATGTTGAAGTAGTAGTTCGAGATCGGGTTGACGTGGGTGGCATCCAGGTTCGGCAGCGTGTCCATCACGGCGTTGGTGATGCCGGCGAACAAGGCGTCGAGCGAGGTGGGCACGAGCGCGGTGGAGTAGCCGGCGCCCACCGCCGCGAAGCCGCCGAGCAGGCCTGCGACCGGGTGGCGGCCCGCGGCCTTGAACACCATCGCGGCCAGTGGCGGGACGACCACGAACGCGGCGTCGGCCATGATCGAGGCGGTCACGCCGATGATGCCGACGGCGTACGGCAGGATCGAGCGGTTCGCCGAGCCGAACAGTTTGCGGATCAGGGCGGAGAGCATGCCGGAGCGTTCGGAGACGCCCACGGCGAGCATGATCGGCAGCACGGTGGCCAAGGGCGGGAAGCCGAGGTAGTTCTCGCCCATGGTGGTGGTGGTGAACCAGGCGAGACCCTCGCCGGTGAAGAAGCCCTTGATGACCACCTTTTCGTCCTCGCCGGGGACCTCGACCTCGGCGCCGAAGTAGGCCATCACCGTGGAGACGGCAGCGGTGAACAGGAACAGGATGAGAAAGAGCGTGAACGGCTCGGGGAGTTTGTTGCCTACGGCTTCGACGCCGCCGAGGACGCGGTCCAGGGCAGTTTTCTTCTCTGGCGGGCTGCGGTCTGCGCTGTTGTCGGGGTCTTTTGTGCTGGTTGTGGTGGGCGCGCCGGTGTCGCGTTCGGAGGTCCGGCCATCGCCGTTGTGTGTGATCCTCGATGTGCTCATGCACATATGTTGTACCAGTCACACTTGATGTGCACTACGGTTTGAGGAGAATTCCATTCGCCCGATAGAAACGGATATGGAGAGTGAGCCACGTGCATCCCGCCCGCCCGACCGAGCCAACCCCGCCGAACCCGGCGTTTCTCAACCGCATGGACGCGCTTGTCGACGAGCAAATCGGCGCCGCATCCCCCGAATTCCCAGTCGAGCCGGGGTACCCCCAGCGCGAGGCCGTCTGGGACGGCGTGGAACAGCGGGTCGGTATCGCGCGGGCGGACCTGGAACACATCATGCGCGACCTGCACGCCAACCCAGAGGAGGCCTTCAAGGAGTTCCACGCCCAGCAGGTCATCGCCGAGGTGTTGGAAACCCACGGCTTCGACGTCGTCCGCGGCGCACACGGGGTGGACACGGCGCTGCGGGCGCAGTGGCAAAGCGACGACTTCGACCCGGCCGTGCACCCCACCGTCGCGGTGCTGTCGGAGTACGACGCGCTGCCCGGCATCGGGCACGCCTGCGGCCACAACGTGATCGCGGCGTCCGGTGTGGGCGGCTTTCTCGGCGCGGTCGGCTCCGGTTCGGGCCGCATCGTTTTCCTCGGCACGCCGGCGGAGGAGGGGTACACCGGCAAGGAGTACATGATCCGCGGCGGCATGCTCGACGGCGTGGATTGCGCGGTGATGATCCACCCCTTCTGCTACGACCTGGTCTCCCACGCATGGACGGGACGCCGCTCCCTGACCGCCACATTTTCCGGGGTCGCCGCGCACGCGTCGATGCAGCCGTACATGGGCCGCAACGCGCTCGACGCCGCGACGCTCGCGTACCAGGCGTTCGGCCTGCTGCGCCAGCAGATGCCGCCATCGGACCGCCTTCACGCGATCATTGCCGACGGCGGGGCGCGCGCCTCGATCATCCCGGAGGAGGCGACACTGAACATCTACGTCCGTTCGCTCTACACCGACACCTTGATGGATCTGAGCAAGCGTATCGACGACATCCTCACCGGCGCGGCTCTGATGACCGGCACCGGTGTGGAGGTGGAGTGGGACAACCACCCGATGTCGCTGCCGGTGCGCAACAACGAGGCCCTCGCCGCGCGCTGGGGTGCCACCCAGCAAGCCCGCGGCCGCCGCGTGCTGCCGGGCGGGATCCTGCCGGACTCGCAGGCGGCGTCGACCGACTTCGGCAACGTCTCCCAGCTCGTGCCGGGTATCCACCCGTTGGTAAAGATCGCGCCGGAGGGCACCGCGCTGCACACGGTCGCGTTCGCCGACGCCGCGATCACCCCGGCGGCGCTCGATGGCGTGGTGGACTCGGCGGTGGGGCTCGGCCAAGTCATCGCGGACGTGCTCAACGACCCGCAGTTGCTTGCCGACGCCCGCGCCGAGTTCGACGCCGCCGGGGGAGCGGTCTCCGTGGAAGAGCTGCTAGCGGATTAATTCACGCAGCGGGGGCTGTCGTCGCCGGCGGACAGTTCCGGTGCCGGCTCGGCGGCGCCGAAGTCCTCGCCCGGGGTGCCCACGGTCTCGGCCTGCTCAGCTTCCTCTTCGGTCATCGCGCCGGGGCCGTCGTAGTCGTCGGCAATCACCGCGATGACAGTGCCGGGCTCGAGGCTGGCATTGACGGTGACGGGGACGTCGCCAAGCAAACGCGCCAGCTCCTGCGCGGCCTCGTCGGAAGCGTCGGCGACGACGACCTGGGTGGCGGAGTAGACGCCCTCCATGGCGTTGGAGATGCTGGAGACGGTGACGCCTTCGGAGCCTAAGGCGTCGCCCACGCGCGTGGCCTGACCCGGGATGCTGCCGGCGTTGAGCACGGTGACCTCGGTGCCGGTGAACGCGGAAGAGTCGGACGCGGAGGAGGTCTCCGTGCTGGAGGTTTCAGTTTCCTCCTCGTCCTCCGGTTTCACGGCGTCCTCCATGAACTGGTGGACCTGGGGGATATCGACGGTGATGATGGATTCGCCGTAGTCGCCCACGCCGTTAACGGAGGTCACCGGGATGGTGGTGAAGGTGACGTTGCCGCCGGCCAGATCGGACAACTGCTGGGCGAGGCCGACGATGTCCCAGCCCTTGTCCAGGGTGACGGAACGCTCCGCCGCGTTGGAGAGCTCGCGCAGTTTCGCCGGGTTGGTCAAGGTGCCGGTCGAGAGCATCGATTGCACCAGCGAGGCCATGTATGCCTGCTGGCGCACGATGCGGTCTAAGTCGCCGCGCGGCAGGTCGTGGCGCTGGCGCACAAACGACAGCGCTTGCGCGCCAGTAAGTGTCTGCTCGCCGGCGGGGAATTTCGCGCCCGAGAGCGGCTCGTCGACAGGGGCGTTGAGGCAGACGTCCACACCGCCGACGGCATCGGTAAGCAGCACGAATCCGAGCAGACCCACTTGCGCG
Above is a genomic segment from Corynebacterium lujinxingii containing:
- a CDS encoding catalase: MSDNTPSTNAASPAGDKAPGKPGAATPSVAQPDGKTTPPQDTDAQQPPANVSATGCPFHFGAGSDSPDPRTQQGEYLTTAQGARLSETSKSLRAGERGPLLMQDHHFREKITHFDHERIPERAVHARGVGAHGVFVANGNASKISKAKVFKKDAETPVFVRFSTVLGSRGSADSVRDTRGWATKFYTEEGNWDLVGNNIPVFFIQDAIKFPDIIHAGKPHPDREIPQAQSAHDTFWDFVGLHTEATHHTLWNMSDRGIPRSLRMMEGFGIHTFRFINDDGETTLVKFHWKPKFGVHSQVWEEAQITGGMDPDFHRRDLYDAIEAGAYPQWDLGVQVFPDTEDQMFEGIDLLDPTKLVPEELAPVEIIGTMTLNKNPRNYFEEVEQVAFCPSHLPPGIDVTADPLLQGRLFSYLDTQISRLGGPNFSQLPINRPHTAVNDNLRDGMHQVGSHTGVAPYKPNSLDENNPAEATVDEGAFIDVPVAVEGKITREQPASFDDHFSQPRQFYISLTDVEQDHLTQALSFELGKCYEEAVKVRYLDVLAHVDQALAEAVADNLGLPHPEKHDVADVKPSEALSQMGGTWPIDGRQVGVLISTDLGDSADAVGKLVDDLFAAGTTPLLVAEKGGAVKIGGKDVSISRTYLTASSIEFDAAVVVNPPANTDVNTMLGEFERHKKAIIAVGDTGAEALEGARVPADQPGIVAVDTADAAADPVKELLASHRVWER
- a CDS encoding biotin--[acetyl-CoA-carboxylase] ligase, which codes for MSVRNVQQIQDAVAEYWPDVRWVESTGSTNADLLNDNAAPGTVLIADEQTAGKGRLGRQWVTPKGSQLAMSMVVDLGDTPPPLGLLSIAPSVAVTDVVPQAQLKWPNDVQIDGKKIAGILSALDMPRVIVGIGINVAMRTEDLPVETATALNLEGIDVDFDDFTADILTAMGVRFRQWQERDPQLLVDYRKVCTTIGQEVRLELREGEETVRGLVTGINDEGEVLIDDTAYAVGDVHHLRPNQ
- the budA gene encoding acetolactate decarboxylase, coding for MSETIARHTIFQNSLMTALLDGIYDGELTIGDILGKGNFGLGTFDALDGEMLILDGVCHQLTSDGKARVADLDQRTPFTVVTNFVPRQTLRAPAGMVRSELAKFIDDAEPSPNFFTAVKITGRFKEVRVRTVTKQEKPYPPMSEAVSDDAEHVFTDVDGVIGGFRTPMYAKGIGVPGCHVHFIDDDHTRGGHVLDYTVDEAVVELCPGTDMELHLPITAEFLGGHLSPEDLDEQLHTTEVKN
- a CDS encoding 5-(carboxyamino)imidazole ribonucleotide synthase is translated as MPVVAVLGDGQLARMMQTEAIELGVETRVLASDEDKSAAQVFGDVRLGDYTNLEDLRAIVDGADAVTFDHEHVPNEYAQLLIDDGVTVEPRPDALIFAQDKLEQRRRLAEAGLPVPAFTGIESAADAEAFWDETGGEVCLKATRGGYDGHGVWFPSSKSECAELAEDLLGRDLPLMAEKKVAFTRELSAMVARNRSGDVRAWPVVESRQADGICRVAIAPAPGMSAELAARCEDLAVRVAEGLGVTGVLAVELFEYEGDNGPEVSVNELAMRPHNTGHWTQDGCVTSQFEQHLRAVLDWPLGAVDTLAPATVMVNTLGGDTDPDTPMAERVVEVMRKYPQAKVHLYGKDHRPGRKMGHVNVCAATTDEALAIAEDAAHYIIHATWKD
- the purE gene encoding 5-(carboxyamino)imidazole ribonucleotide mutase, giving the protein MAQPQVGIIMGSDSDWDTVAPAAEVLAEFGIPFEVGVVSAHRTPDKMLAYAKEAHKRDLQVIIACAGGAAHLPGMVAAATPLPVIGIPRALDTLDGLDSLLSIVQMPGGVPVATVSIGGAKNAGLLAARILGASDPAVQRRMVDYQARMAAEVERKDEALRQRLIGE
- a CDS encoding YdcF family protein, producing the protein MSNPIVVLGARIIDGRPSRMLEHRLHKALEVWRFEPAPLVVSGAGEARIMADWLVARGVPAASVVVEPHARSTNENLERSRALFPDAAYLTVVTSGFHVPRTRVWAWHLGIPVRTIAAATPSTSRTKNYAREVFAVPHSIARVAYRRLMRRLFNR
- a CDS encoding TIGR03089 family protein — its product is MNMLGPLLSADPATPRFTIYDDARGIRMDFSAQTLDNWASKVANMLDEEFDLSPEASIVIDLPVSWQAAVIAVGTFNSSRAPLIDAPVTAPDIVFTTPEHADNWTSAAECVLVSDDPFGRGIVEAGGTLPPGTVDFGPTVRFYGDAYFGISPELSTFAEDGIDAERYLVQGWHGTDGFRTAVLAPLAAGGSVVAVTGLASADRLQEITDAEKVTRVIEQ
- a CDS encoding AbgT family transporter, with product MSTSRITHNGDGRTSERDTGAPTTTSTKDPDNSADRSPPEKKTALDRVLGGVEAVGNKLPEPFTLFLILFLFTAAVSTVMAYFGAEVEVPGEDEKVVIKGFFTGEGLAWFTTTTMGENYLGFPPLATVLPIMLAVGVSERSGMLSALIRKLFGSANRSILPYAVGIIGVTASIMADAAFVVVPPLAAMVFKAAGRHPVAGLLGGFAAVGAGYSTALVPTSLDALFAGITNAVMDTLPNLDATHVNPISNYYFNIAASIVLGLICGLVIDKVLEPRMHKLDVPEDMVEGDDGMNRDADGNEISVELTDKESRGLKWAGIATVIVTAIILVAVLIPSSPWRNEEGAFLPKSPLLQSIVFIVFTYFLVLGIAYGKAAGTVNNIKDVVDMMTKAMGDMLGFLVLAFILGQFISLFSWSGIGTFSAVKGAALLESAGITGFGAILTFIILASCLNLLVISGSAMWTLMASVFVPMFALIGFEPSFTQAAFRVGDSATQIITPLNPYIIVILTLLRRYEPKAGLGTLMSRLIVFVIPFWMSWAILLFIWYQFDLPLGPGSAIFL
- a CDS encoding M20 family metallopeptidase — protein: MDALVDEQIGAASPEFPVEPGYPQREAVWDGVEQRVGIARADLEHIMRDLHANPEEAFKEFHAQQVIAEVLETHGFDVVRGAHGVDTALRAQWQSDDFDPAVHPTVAVLSEYDALPGIGHACGHNVIAASGVGGFLGAVGSGSGRIVFLGTPAEEGYTGKEYMIRGGMLDGVDCAVMIHPFCYDLVSHAWTGRRSLTATFSGVAAHASMQPYMGRNALDAATLAYQAFGLLRQQMPPSDRLHAIIADGGARASIIPEEATLNIYVRSLYTDTLMDLSKRIDDILTGAALMTGTGVEVEWDNHPMSLPVRNNEALAARWGATQQARGRRVLPGGILPDSQAASTDFGNVSQLVPGIHPLVKIAPEGTALHTVAFADAAITPAALDGVVDSAVGLGQVIADVLNDPQLLADARAEFDAAGGAVSVEELLAD
- a CDS encoding LCP family protein encodes the protein MTEPRRQARDIKPAPSRVRDVSQSGHPALRTGLAIVSAAAVALSGIGYFAVGRLGGQLSASELNVSSQSKKNGNDSFDGAMDILLVGSDSRTDAQGNPLSEQELARLNAGVADGEVNTDTIMVIRIPEDGSKATAVSIPRDTYVHTDDFGNLKINGVYAARAGDKREELHNEGMEDGPALEQQVARAGQEGLIDAVADLTGVEVDHFAQVGLLGFVLLTDAVGGVDVCLNAPVDEPLSGAKFPAGEQTLTGAQALSFVRQRHDLPRGDLDRIVRQQAYMASLVQSMLSTGTLTNPAKLRELSNAAERSVTLDKGWDIVGLAQQLSDLAGGNVTFTTIPVTSVNGVGDYGESIITVDIPQVHQFMEDAVKPEDEEETETSSTETSSASDSSAFTGTEVTVLNAGSIPGQATRVGDALGSEGVTVSSISNAMEGVYSATQVVVADASDEAAQELARLLGDVPVTVNASLEPGTVIAVIADDYDGPGAMTEEEAEQAETVGTPGEDFGAAEPAPELSAGDDSPRCVN